GTAATCTTTAAGACAAATTCAAGTTCAAGACATAATTTGGACTTGCTAAAATTCGGTGAACTTTAGGACATTTCACTAATAGCTAACCCCAACTTTATCTGAAACAATAACTCTAACTTTAGTGATAaccctttgtaaataaaatgatgtgACAGCACTGCCATGGCACTCACATtcacatattggccctgatttatgaaagctctccaaggctgtctttatgttttaggaaaatgaTGTGATTGCCCAGATGTTGATGATGATAGACAACAAAGCCATTTATTATAATCAGTATGCATGGCGAGATAGTGGTCAAACTCAACAAAAAACTTTGAGCAAGTTTAATTTTTTCTGCAATTTCAAGCTTTGTAAGTCCTTTGCTTAATTTCAAGGTTATCTAGACATTGCTTGTATTGTGGAACTGAATATCACTAATACAGCTGTGCAAACAGAGCCAGCCAACAAACTACGAtggcattacattgtttttagtttcatgatttctgttttgttgtgaaatatttttctatatttgcatAGTTAGATAAAATGCACACACATTCATCCAGTTCAATCACCAGAACCGGCTCCCAAGGAagactatttcacattttcacagaagaACCCTTTCcgtatttatagaatatatatctTTTCCTCTTGCAACGCCCTTGTGCCTTATGCAGACCTGCAGTTTTGGGCTTTATAAAACTAAAGAAATCCATAAAAATCTAGTTGACTTTTTGTTCCGTTTTTGGGGATCAGTGTAGCAGGACAGCACTGGTTTCCATTAGATAGACTTGTATTTTGACTCTTCAATCTGTGGCAGATTGCTTGGTGTTGTCAGTCTGTGGCCATGCTTACTAGTAAGGacatatatacctatataagTATTGCTTGTTCATCTTCCAATCGGCAGAATGGAGATAGCACCATGTCTAAGCTGCTTAAAATTCAGATATAACTCTAGGGAACAGTATGTGTAACAGAATGTGTTGCCCTGTATGAGGGCAAAGGCTTGTTTCGAATGCTATTGATGAATCAGttccaatattctttttttcatttgaagttaGTTTGCATGATTTGTGAGTTGGTTGTAGAACAGACAAGATGAGAGTAATAGGTTATAGAAGCGATAACAGAAGGGCAGCTATAACCAAGATGGCCCAGTGTAGGTGTGACTGATAAACACTTCCCCCATCTCCATTATCATCTGGGTTAATGAAGTCTCCTCCACAGTTCAGTGTCGGGGGAGGTATATCCGGCACGTTATTGAATGATACTTGCAGGTATTTGCTTATCCAATCTTGGTAGGCTGTAACTAGTGTATATACCCCAGGGCGGTTGCGGGCTGCACAGTCTTCTCCCCAGCTTACAATTCCAACTTGGTACCAGACGCCTTGAACTTTACATACCAATGGTCCACCTGAGTCACCCTGGAAAACATTGATATCATCAACTATCAGTCTAGGTCAAGCATAGtggaataaaattaaacattgggATGAACTGAGTGGAATACATCTTCAAAGGGTTGCATGTTGTCTGTATAATTCCAGAAAGAGTTTTTAGAACATTGCAACTCATGCTATTCGTATACCAGAGAAAGGAAAAGCTTTCATGGGGAATTTAGCTGCAGAATTTTATACAAATACTATATCAGCTTGAGAAAATATTGGGCTTCTCTGCAATTAAATTCCTGAACAAGAAGACAGCAATGATGTGGTTAAAGGGCCATATGTGACCCAGAGGACACCGGTTCGGCATGCTTGGACTAGGTGTTCTGCGTATGCCTGGAAATTTTGTAAGAGCATTGAACAGACCAAATACAATGACTGATGTAACAATAAACCGCATAAAGTTTTCTTAAAAAAGCCTAAATTTCTAGTCCCACATAGTGTAAAGAAGAGTTTAAATGTTATTTGGTTTCAAGTCTGTGAACCTCGTGGGCAAATGTTTTCTTGGGTTGGATTCCCAATATGGCTGTGCATTGCATTTCTGAAAACACAGCGCACAGCCATCTACTTTGGATTGCGTTCCATTGGGGAAGCCCAATTACTGTATTTGAAAGCACTGCCCAGTGCTTCACAAcccaaaaaaaagcaataaatgtgaGGCTTATGAGAGCAAAGCACACAGTAATACATTGCTGTGAGTTGTGCCACAGTATGCTGGTAAAGTCTACCTGAAATGGCATTACAATTGAATGGCCACCCAGCGCACCAGGCCATGAGATATGCATTGCTGTGCTGCTATGTTTATGCTATAATGTGTGGTTACAAAGGAAAACATGTGTTATGTCAATGTACATGAATGCAATGAATAGGATCTTACTTTCTTTTCCTGGGACTGGAAATTTCTCCTCCCAGTCAACACTGGCAGACCAAAAACAACTAAATGTTAACTTAAAATTCCACAAGATGGAAAACAATGCCAACATGGTCACCAATTGGAGTGAGATCTGCAGTAGTAGAGGATTGTGGAATCATTATTACCCACAGACAAAGGAACTTTCTAGCCATGGTCCATCATTCTTGTATATTATTCAGATTGTTCTTGTGGAATGTTAGGTTGCTTTGATAAATTTCTGCTTTGTATGATATATAAATTACAATCTCTTATAGGCGTTGGTCTGTAATTATGGGTAAAGAGCTCCATATGTTGATTATTGaacaacaaatatacaatttttaccaATTTCTGTAAGCTAGTTGTTGTTTTACCAAGTTTTAGATGGTGTTTTGTATGCATAGTTCCTTAAAGCATTAAACAACATTGACCCACAATACCCCACCACCATAGGGTTGATCATTGTAAATTATTTCTACTAATAAATTGGTGAGGGTCCTACAAACTCCTTCAAGATGAACCTCTAATAATGTCTCTCACCTGGCACGCATCCTTCAGCCCATTTCTGTAGCCTGAACATATCTTATCGTCTTGAATAATAACTGTATTGTTGTCTACATTGCTGTTAAGGTGATACATCGTATCGCAAGTTTTGTGATCGATGAGTGGAGTCATCACTTTCTGGAGGATCCCGTCCAAAGGTGAATCCCCTAGTGTAAATAGACAACCAGAAAATCATAATTCTGAATGACACATGCACTAAAGATTGAACAGACTGAGGGGTGGGGGGTATGGATATAGGGGAAAAGAGGTAGGGGCAGGCAATGGGAGGTCTCTACATTATGTAGTCAGTGAAGACCTAAAGAAGGATCCCTCTTCTGGGCTTACAGAAATAGAGGAACTTAGGACTGGAACATCACATTGGCATGACATTGGTTGAGGAAagtagcaattattaatattatcattacacagtatttttatagtaccgacatagtatgcagcgctttacgaagtccatagtcatgtcactagctgtccctcagtcacatgtctttaatatagtctaacctcaattttaggaggaagctaattaacctaactgcatgtttttgtttttttggaatgagggaggaaaccggagtacccggaggaaacccatgcaaacatgggcaGAACCTACAAATTTCGTGTAGATAGTGTTGAGATTCGCAGCTGGGACCTagttctgcaaaggccagagagctaacctctgagccactgtgcaattagctgttttttaattatttttattttttttattttttatatttttacaagatttcAATTTTTTCAGTTGTAACATTTTCGTTCTCAAGTTTTCAATGTTTTGCTCCTCTAGGATGCCTCCATCTAAATTCTTCATATCATTTTCATGAATTGCCATTGACTATCAGCAGGAAAATACAGTTGACCTAATATTGTTTCCAAAGAAGTGTTACGATTTCCTGAACCTACCTTGGTAGGATGTTGTCCCCCAGCCAGTCACCCAGCACTCCATGCCACAGGGAAAGGTagtggaagaagatggcagacaGATGGGCCTGATGTATTCACTATAAGTGACAGGACTGGCCAGCTTAACCAAGGCAATGTCCCCAAGGTCTCCAGTGTGGTTATATTGAATATTAACAAAGAAATTATCTATGTTGACTGGTGTGTTGGAACTATCCATAGACAGTTTGTTGGTGCCTAGATACACAGTATAAAGCTGCGCTTCGACCGGCCTGTGGGGAGACAAGAAAAGATCAATAGGATGCAATCTGCTGGTCAACCTATTACAAATCAATTGACAATGTTTAGATTAATGGACTTCCTAAATCATTACAAATCCTAACCCCATACATTACACTTATACGTAAGATGTTTTAATACATCCCTGAAAAagattcattttgtaaaatataaatctacCCTTTCTTTCCCTAAGCTGTAAGAATTGATTTTAGAGCCCCAGACACGTGCGAGTATTGAATATTGTGAGTACTCTTGCTGTGTCTGCAtttcgggcctgatttattaaagctctccaaggctggagaggatacacttttatcagtgaagctgggtgatccagaaaacctggaaatggattgaaaacatttgctagcaaattacttttaagaaatccattccaggtttgttgcatcacccagcttcactggtgaaaatgtatcttctccagccttggacagctttgatAAATTGGGCTCTTCTTCCGCCTGTATTTCTCCAGTGTTAGGTGTCATATAGGAAAATTGCTTTATAATGCAAAGCAGTCATGTCATGATACCAGATCACAAACTTGTAGAAGCAGGTAGGCCCTGGAGACATTTAGCTACAGCACGCTTTCCACTATCTCCAGATAATGGGCCCCATGGATTGGACAGATAGACCATTGACTTTTGTTGATGGTGAGTGGTTTATAAAGGGTGTATAGAGGTCTCAGTTGGGCCAACAGATGAGATCTTGGTTTCCTCGCCCTGGCTCTGTTTTAGATTATGTCATCTTTTAGAAACTTGCAAAGGAAGACAGTTGGAGATCTCCACTGCTGGATCTGTTTACAATAATGAACGGCCAGTGACGTTTCTGAGGGTCCATAATACTAACCAATGTCTATGGGGCTCCTTAATGTAAATGACTCTTTTGTAAAAGGGGACTCTGATGAAAAGGGCTCCCCTCCTGTAAATGTGGACCTCTGGGACCTCTGATGTGAAAAGGGGAAGCTCTGATGTAAGTTTGTAGCCTGATGTAAAGGAGGATTCTGATGTCCAGGTGTAACGCGAGGACTCTGATTCAAAGGGGGTTCTCTGATGTGAAAGGTGGGCTCTGATGCAGGGAGATATTCCTTGTGAAGGGGATCTCATAATCTTGAAGGAACTGTATGTCAGGGACGTGTCAACAATTAGCAATGGCACTcatagatctgtagctagaagacCATCAATGGTGGTTCAGAGTTTCCATAGCAGGCTGGGTCTTCTATGATTGTAGGCTGTAATTATATTACTATCAATGACCTGTCATTCATAATGTAGGTACCACTTAGCAGGGTGAAACCAATTTGgttataccatatatatttattaacacaaagaaatcaattattttttagttataattaaaaaataaattataatttagttCCATCttcaatttttccattttattgttttttctttaataaaaataacaatgacttaAAGAAGaaacctaaatataaaccaaGCATAGCATTCCTTTATTTTTGATAATAGATTCCCTTTGACATGAAATGAAAACGTAGCTTCTATCCAATAAAACTTTGTACCATTAAACTGTCTTCTCTCCCCCTTCAGGCGACACAGTCAGCCTGCGAGGTGGGCAGATCCCGCGTCTATTGtccaaataacatttaatttattcCTTTCCTCTGCCAAGAGCACATCTTTGGATTATGATTTAAAGATGCAAATCGACCAAGGGGTTTTGGAGAACAATAGGAAAAATTATTCAATGCATTTGGCGGTATTGTTGGCACCTCCTCGAAATCCCTGAAAGGCATCTTACACCCATCTATTGCTCCATGAGAAGATAGTTTCATATTGAGCATTATCCTGTTATATAAAGGATGAGTGAAACTtggatttttttcattctttttaattcTAATTCTGCAATATTTGGGGATTAATCATTATAGGAACCATTACAGGTTGATAGGAAAGGTGGTTTTGGTGCTTTTTAATAGTAGAATGGTCTTCAGAAGGTTAAGGAAGTCTATTTTACTATCTTGAACCTGCTTTAGGTCTAACCCCATTAGTAACCCTAACCGTGGTGGTAACCTCAGTGTTATTGCTAAAGGGTATGTCAAGCCAAAACATTTGCAGAAGAGTAAGAACTCCTCTCTTTGATGCCAATAGAGAATTCCCTAGCATTCTGTTGATAAATGTTGTCATGGCACAACTACGTAGGGGAGTTCTCTTGGAGGCCTTAAACCTTCCCTACCtaccttctatatttattatttgtcgATAAGCAAAGCCAACCAGAAGGAACCAGACGTGGTTTATTACCAAAGGTGTACAGGGATTGGATGTGATTGATTGATCAATAAAACCATTTTAACACGGGaatgtctctttctctctctttcataTCTCACCTTTTCTCCCACCATGCCAGACATTCAGTAAGCATATAGAATGTCTCTATTAGAAGAACCATCCACAAATCTGTGTATGAAGACCCCCATGACAGTATTGTCAGGTCAAACAAATTTAGTTCAATCATTGCCCATAGACAGCAGTGGTAGCCTACGTATTTATTTGCTGATGAATGTACATAAATAATGTAGGCGAGGGAACGAAGACATACTCACCCATCGAAGCAATGAGCCGCGGTCAGCACCCATTGTGGTGCAATCAGGGAGCCCCCACAGACATGTATATTAGCATAGGCCAGACTGACTTGCCACGGCCACTCCCCTTCCAAAGCATTTGTTCCTCCGACTATGCGTCCAGAGCCCACAGGAGAGCCACAGACTGAAAAGTTTTCCGTGGAGAGAACCTGGCAGACTGAATGGACACAACAAAAGGGGGTGAACTGCTTATCCATTCATaattaaacaagaaaataaaacaacaaaacatggtATGGGTCAACGGCATAAAAAATTAAGAACCCCAGCACCAAAACAAATATACCTGCCTTGAGCACCACCCCCCAGTCCATGGCCATGCATGTCTGTatttcatgtttgtattttttgggttTGTTATGcacttttcttttgctttttggatgaatgtatttctgtaaatagaaACTAAAGTTCTTCTGGCAGTTAACTTgacgtatgtatatatatatagctagtaCAAGAACATAAATCAGCATTGATATCAGGTTGCTGTAACCCTCTAAATAGCAGGGCTTAGTAATGAAGAGGCAGAAGCAGAATTCTGAGCTAATCATGACCCTACTGTATTGTGCTCATTGCTGGCAATCTAATCGTTTGctgaaaggagaagaaaaatcACACATAATGATTCATTTTAGTTGAGATTCCACTCTGgtgtaataaacaataaaaacctctCCCAACTCCTTATTGCCTATATACTGTAACTATAATAGTCATGTGCATAGGAAAACACAATCACCCCCCTTATATAATACAATAGTGCTAAAAACAACCACATTGTATGATATGGCCATACTCTGTTCAGAGGAAGAAGTGTCAGAGAAAAACAGAATTCTGCACCTGCAGTCAGCTGATCTATGGTAGAaggttttccacatttttttgaagcttctcttcttcttttcatacaataataaaacattcactttatGATGTGAAATGATTCTG
The Pyxicephalus adspersus chromosome 7, UCB_Pads_2.0, whole genome shotgun sequence genome window above contains:
- the LOC140334852 gene encoding serine protease 33-like, whose protein sequence is MGVLALLTIMTAVCQVLSTENFSVCGSPVGSGRIVGGTNALEGEWPWQVSLAYANIHVCGGSLIAPQWVLTAAHCFDGPVEAQLYTVYLGTNKLSMDSSNTPVNIDNFFVNIQYNHTGDLGDIALVKLASPVTYSEYIRPICLPSSSTTFPCGMECWVTGWGTTSYQGDSPLDGILQKVMTPLIDHKTCDTMYHLNSNVDNNTVIIQDDKICSGYRNGLKDACQGDSGGPLVCKVQGVWYQVGIVSWGEDCAARNRPGVYTLVTAYQDWISKYLQVSFNNVPDIPPPTLNCGGDFINPDDNGDGGSVYQSHLHWAILVIAALLLSLL